GGAGATCAGCGCCCGGGTCCTGCAGAAGCTCAAGCGCGACGCCGAGGCCTACCTCGGTGAGAACGTCACGGACGCGGTGATCACCGTGCCGGCCTACTTCTCCGACGCCGAGCGGCAGGCGACCAAGGAGGCCGGCGAGATCGCCGGCCTCAACGTGCTGCGCATCATCAACGAGCCGACGGCTGCGGCCCTGGCCTACGGCCTCGACAAGGAGAACGACCAGACGATCCTCGTCTTCGACCTCGGCGGCGGCACGTTCGACGTCTCGCTGCTGGAGATCGGCGAGGGTGTCATCGAGGTCAAGGCGACCAGCGG
This window of the Mycobacteriales bacterium genome carries:
- a CDS encoding Hsp70 family protein; this translates as MPRAVGIDLGTTNSVVSVLEGGEPTVIANAEGARTTPSVVAFAKNGEVLVGEVAKRQAVTNPERTIRSVKRHMGTDWTVEIDGKKYTAQEISARVLQKLKRDAEAYLGENVTDAVITVPAYFSDAERQATKEAGEIAGLNVLRIINEPTAAALAYGLDKENDQTILVFDLGGGTFDVSLLEIGEGVIEVKATSG